In one ANME-2 cluster archaeon genomic region, the following are encoded:
- a CDS encoding tRNA (N(6)-L-threonylcarbamoyladenosine(37)-C(2))-methylthiotransferase gives MRIYIKTFGCTANKADSLRMRQLLTAEGHTFTDTEDSAEMVLVNTCTVTCTTQRHVLKYIRSVSGSGKQVTVAGCLSAAQPETLKDINCRIIIPSSLEDIINITGDEGNETDITPDSGNAIPLIEEVTGIVSISQGCVGHCSYCIVRQARGELISRSIPEIVQEVRSMIASGAKELQLSSQDISAYGLDTGVRLPELLKALNAIDGDHMIRVGMMNPFTILDIVDEVADAFKETHIFKFLHLPIQSGSERVLESMNRKHTVDEFKLIVQAFREMFPSIILSTDFIVGYPTETNEDFNATLELLENIKPQKVNITRYSPRPNTPASLLYDMPDRFKKERSRVLTNSHHDLTRAILQSKIGEQTRILTTHAGKNNSTVGRDNYYNMVAVRENLPLGEWHNVTIVDSTITYLIGEVQKEEQTNK, from the coding sequence ATGAGGATATATATCAAGACATTCGGCTGTACTGCAAACAAGGCCGACAGTCTCAGGATGAGACAACTGCTAACAGCCGAAGGACATACTTTTACCGATACTGAAGATTCCGCTGAAATGGTGCTGGTGAACACCTGCACCGTTACCTGTACTACCCAACGGCATGTCCTGAAATATATCCGCTCGGTCTCTGGTTCAGGAAAACAGGTCACTGTGGCTGGATGCCTTTCCGCAGCACAACCCGAAACACTTAAAGATATAAACTGCAGGATTATCATTCCATCCTCCCTGGAAGATATAATTAATATAACAGGGGATGAGGGAAATGAAACCGATATAACCCCGGATTCAGGCAACGCTATACCTTTGATTGAAGAGGTGACCGGGATTGTCAGCATTTCACAGGGTTGTGTGGGACATTGTTCTTACTGCATTGTAAGGCAGGCCAGGGGTGAATTGATAAGCCGTTCCATACCCGAAATCGTTCAGGAGGTCAGGTCTATGATAGCTTCTGGTGCCAAAGAGCTCCAGCTCAGTTCACAGGATATTTCAGCTTACGGACTGGATACAGGAGTCCGCCTGCCTGAACTCCTGAAAGCATTGAACGCTATTGATGGTGACCATATGATCAGAGTAGGGATGATGAATCCATTCACTATACTTGATATTGTTGATGAGGTTGCTGATGCATTCAAAGAAACACACATATTTAAGTTCCTGCACCTGCCTATCCAGTCCGGTTCTGAACGAGTACTGGAATCCATGAACCGCAAGCATACTGTTGACGAGTTCAAGCTCATCGTACAAGCATTCAGGGAAATGTTCCCCTCTATCATCCTGTCAACGGATTTTATCGTAGGATATCCTACCGAGACCAATGAGGATTTTAACGCAACGCTAGAACTGCTGGAAAATATTAAACCTCAAAAGGTCAACATTACACGTTACTCCCCACGACCCAATACCCCGGCATCCCTGCTGTACGATATGCCTGACAGGTTTAAAAAAGAGCGCTCCAGAGTACTCACAAACTCACATCATGATCTGACCCGGGCAATATTACAGAGTAAGATAGGAGAACAAACCCGCATACTAACAACCCATGCCGGTAAGAATAATTCTACTGTTGGACGAGATAATTACTATAACATGGTAGCGGTTCGTGAAAATCTACCGCTGGGTGAGTGGCATAACGTTACCATTGTAGATTCAACTATCACCTATCTGATAGGCGAAGTTCAAAAGGAGGAACAAACGAATAAATAA
- a CDS encoding F420H2 dehydrogenase subunit FpoO, translating to MGDCDLCGVSRPTLCPVKPDVPRFRKAFPTGMWMGICEECTNATHKANSTRVEAKGKKCDLCSKKDEKLYSVGLKVPDFSEPYYKEKEVNLCETCLDATEITFKKQQAEKVTDKGHH from the coding sequence ATGGGAGATTGTGATCTATGCGGTGTATCAAGACCTACTCTTTGTCCTGTGAAACCTGACGTGCCGAGATTCAGGAAAGCTTTCCCTACCGGAATGTGGATGGGCATATGCGAGGAATGTACCAACGCTACCCATAAAGCCAATAGTACTCGTGTTGAAGCAAAAGGAAAAAAATGTGACCTGTGCAGCAAGAAAGACGAAAAGCTGTATAGTGTCGGATTAAAAGTCCCGGATTTCAGCGAGCCCTATTACAAGGAGAAAGAAGTAAATCTGTGTGAGACTTGTTTGGATGCTACAGAAATAACATTCAAGAAGCAACAGGCAGAAAAGGTGACTGACAAAGGCCATCATTAA
- a CDS encoding NADH-quinone oxidoreductase subunit N, with translation MTFVDLISQFAPEIILTISALAIMLIGLGLEAKEKRALGYIAGLSLVLASLIVVFRGTYGFPLEGIIADSLTIDPMSQFFKLTFLLVSLIVVIASLKQYDNHQNQDEYYTLILFGTIGMMVVASAVDIVTIFIGFELASLSTYALAGFNKKDPSSMEAAIKYFIVGALSSTLLLFGLSYLYGLSGGLTNVSDIAEFFSANPTVIQSPLGIMAMMLIVAGFGFKMALVPFHMWAPDTYQGAPTVISALLAAGSKKMAFVAAFRVLLIAMIAVKVDMAIVFTILAILTMTIGNVVALSQRSLKRMLAYSSVAQAGYISMVFVVMSPEALTGAVLYVMSHAFMKTGAFIAVAALGYMLVKENSSAKDVDHLDNFAGLGKRSPFLAFCIMIFLFALSGIPPTAGFVSKFILFYSVLKGGFVFLVTIAILNSALSLYYYARVVKYMYVLPPPSSEKLALPRAYSLAIFLALIGVLAIGIVPEPFINWAASAANVLGL, from the coding sequence ATGACTTTCGTTGATTTGATATCTCAATTTGCTCCGGAAATAATATTGACCATTAGCGCACTTGCCATAATGTTGATAGGCCTGGGTCTTGAGGCGAAAGAGAAAAGGGCTTTGGGGTATATTGCCGGACTATCTCTTGTTTTGGCCAGTCTTATCGTGGTATTCAGGGGAACTTATGGTTTCCCGTTGGAAGGTATAATAGCAGATTCCCTGACAATTGACCCGATGAGCCAGTTCTTTAAACTGACGTTTTTACTGGTGTCATTAATTGTTGTCATAGCATCACTAAAACAATATGATAATCATCAGAACCAGGATGAATATTACACTTTGATACTGTTCGGAACTATCGGTATGATGGTAGTTGCCTCAGCAGTGGATATTGTGACTATATTCATCGGGTTTGAACTGGCAAGTTTGTCCACATATGCTCTGGCAGGGTTCAACAAAAAGGACCCAAGCAGTATGGAAGCTGCTATAAAGTACTTTATTGTAGGTGCCCTGTCGTCTACCTTGTTGTTGTTTGGGTTGTCATATTTATACGGTTTGAGCGGTGGCCTGACCAATGTCAGTGACATCGCAGAATTCTTTAGTGCCAATCCAACCGTCATCCAGAGTCCATTAGGTATAATGGCGATGATGCTGATCGTCGCTGGTTTCGGATTCAAGATGGCTCTGGTACCATTCCATATGTGGGCGCCGGATACATATCAGGGCGCACCTACCGTGATATCGGCACTACTGGCAGCCGGGTCAAAGAAGATGGCCTTTGTGGCAGCTTTCAGGGTATTGTTGATTGCAATGATAGCTGTCAAGGTAGATATGGCAATAGTGTTCACTATTCTTGCCATACTTACCATGACTATTGGTAATGTAGTTGCTCTTAGCCAGAGAAGCTTGAAGCGAATGTTAGCGTATTCTTCTGTGGCACAGGCTGGGTACATTTCCATGGTATTTGTGGTAATGTCGCCAGAAGCACTGACAGGTGCAGTCCTGTATGTTATGTCCCATGCTTTCATGAAAACAGGTGCTTTCATTGCTGTAGCAGCACTGGGCTATATGTTAGTGAAGGAAAACAGCAGTGCAAAGGACGTTGACCATCTGGATAATTTCGCTGGTCTTGGTAAAAGGTCGCCATTTTTGGCATTTTGCATCATGATATTCCTGTTCGCCCTGTCTGGCATTCCACCAACGGCAGGTTTTGTCAGCAAGTTCATCCTGTTCTATTCAGTATTGAAAGGCGGATTTGTGTTCTTAGTGACTATTGCCATATTGAACAGTGCATTGTCCCTGTATTATTATGCCAGGGTCGTGAAATATATGTATGTGTTGCCACCCCCGTCCAGTGAGAAATTGGCCTTACCCAGAGCATATTCACTTGCTATTTTTCTGGCATTGATAGGTGTCCTGGCAATAGGTATTGTTCCGGAACCTTTTATCAACTGGGCAGCAAGTGCAGCGAATGTATTGGGACTATAG
- a CDS encoding NADH-quinone oxidoreductase subunit M, whose translation MDSVLSLILFIPLIGAAITLFTKTRESARMIALIASAVPLVLTVMIYLQFNSGLAFLKFQFVEKISWISSLGINYYLGADGVSMPLILLNAILCPLTVIYAWGENKQPNQFFALILVLQAGVFGVFMALDFFLFYIFWELTLIPLYFLISIWGGPNKDYAAIKFFIYTHVASLVMLLGIFALYFSTGVNTFEIPVLLQAFADIASPEMRVAIFLALFFGFLVKMPTVPFHTWLPDAHVEAPTAGSVLLAGVLLKMGGYGLFRVLLPMINGLGQYRSDIITLMAVLAVVSILYATFLALAQKDMKKMVAYSSVAHMGYVMLGAAAFNFMSVSGAMFQQFSHGLITAVLFMSVGVIQHTVHTRKISELGGLADRMPKLAFLMMAGFMASLGLPAMSGFVAEFLVLTGSYLTLPVFALLAMLGIVATAGYHLWAMQRAMFGSYNEKLGEPHDLAVYEMIPMAILVLLIILFGVYPAPVMNVFEYASKIIPGVM comes from the coding sequence ATGGATAGCGTGCTTTCATTAATATTGTTCATCCCACTCATAGGTGCAGCAATTACACTTTTCACCAAAACCCGTGAATCAGCAAGGATGATAGCGTTAATTGCTTCAGCAGTACCTTTGGTACTTACAGTAATGATATATCTCCAGTTCAATTCCGGTCTGGCCTTCCTGAAATTCCAGTTCGTGGAAAAGATCAGTTGGATAAGCAGTTTGGGAATAAATTATTATCTTGGTGCTGACGGAGTCAGTATGCCGCTGATACTGTTAAATGCAATACTCTGTCCATTGACTGTAATTTATGCATGGGGAGAGAATAAACAACCGAACCAGTTCTTTGCTTTGATACTAGTACTGCAGGCTGGAGTGTTCGGGGTGTTCATGGCCCTTGATTTCTTCCTGTTCTACATATTCTGGGAACTGACATTGATACCGCTATACTTCCTGATAAGTATCTGGGGTGGTCCTAACAAGGATTATGCAGCCATTAAATTCTTTATTTACACCCATGTTGCCAGTCTTGTGATGTTACTGGGTATATTTGCCTTGTATTTCAGTACTGGTGTAAATACCTTTGAGATACCAGTGTTGTTACAGGCATTTGCAGATATAGCATCTCCTGAAATGAGAGTTGCCATCTTCCTTGCCCTGTTCTTTGGGTTTTTGGTCAAGATGCCCACTGTTCCATTCCATACCTGGTTGCCAGATGCCCATGTTGAGGCACCAACAGCAGGCAGTGTACTGCTTGCCGGCGTGTTGCTCAAGATGGGCGGATACGGTCTTTTCAGGGTACTATTGCCGATGATTAATGGTCTGGGACAATATCGCTCAGATATAATCACTCTAATGGCGGTGCTGGCTGTGGTAAGCATATTGTATGCAACATTTTTGGCACTTGCGCAGAAGGACATGAAAAAGATGGTGGCATACAGCAGTGTAGCCCATATGGGATATGTTATGCTGGGTGCAGCCGCATTCAATTTCATGTCAGTAAGTGGTGCCATGTTCCAGCAATTCAGTCATGGATTGATCACTGCCGTGCTTTTCATGAGTGTTGGTGTTATACAGCACACTGTGCATACCCGGAAGATCTCTGAACTGGGTGGATTAGCAGACAGGATGCCTAAACTTGCTTTCCTGATGATGGCCGGATTTATGGCTTCACTGGGACTTCCGGCTATGAGTGGTTTTGTTGCCGAGTTCCTGGTATTGACAGGAAGTTATCTAACATTGCCTGTATTTGCACTCCTGGCAATGTTGGGTATTGTGGCTACAGCCGGATATCACTTATGGGCGATGCAACGAGCCATGTTTGGCAGTTACAATGAAAAACTTGGTGAACCTCATGACCTGGCAGTCTACGAGATGATACCAATGGCAATACTGGTATTACTGATAATACTTTTCGGAGTATATCCTGCACCAGTGATGAATGTGTTTGAATATGCCAGTAAAATCATTCCAGGAGTGATGTAA